The genomic stretch aaggacatgTTTACATTTTAAgatgttccataaaaatatctctttctatttttggtaacttcttTCTTTCTAATAAGGTGGAGCCCAttatctactaacactactataattattttttctttatatttctttcttactttactaattgtgcattaattcccCTACCATCCTAattatccatatttttatgggacgaaggtaGTATAATCTAATATTGAGCTGTGAGTTTATTTTAATTGGAGGGTTGACTATgagtaattatcacatgattatccatctgcaattaagttgtgagatttaatctcatgaaccaaacacaatacatatttaatatcTAGATATAATCTTCTAAACCGAACAACtctttaaaatactaatttaattacactgaAAAATCTAATTCAAAATATATGATCTAAAataaaagtgcgagtagcacgaGACTGAAGGAAGTATTTATTTAGGTGATGATGAGAAATTGAAATGTTACCTTAAGCTGCTGAGAGAATTTATTGGCTAAGAATGTTGCATATTGCTGTGGTGTATACCATCTTTGGGTGGTATAGTATTTAGGCTCATAGTAATTGTTGATGTAATCGTTGCTGCCAATTACCAAATAATACAAGCATTTGTTGAGGTGCTGTTTGGCTGAAGACTCATTTCCGTACGAAGCCGTAAATCGCGACAAAGCGATCTCGTGATTTCGCAACTGTTGATCCAAACTGATCCTATACCCCTACATGAATCATACCAAAGTAGAGAtttctcttaaaaatagaaaaaatgagtATGTCGAAAAGTACTCCCACTTTCTagtgattttaagaaatgtaatagaaaagtgaattgaaaaagttcaTGAagtgtggatcctacttttatatatgaattttataataaaatatgagtgaaaataGATTAAAGTATGATGCGCTCCGAGAAAAAATTATCTTGTCTATGTAACATGTAAAAAATGGAAAGTACATCTCGTACCAGATGCTTTCCGGTGTCGCTACGAATTCCGGCTGATCCAGAGGCGTAATTGACACCGTTGGATACGTCACCGGTGTCTTGCACCTCGGCAAAAGGTGGAATGAAATCGCTGAAACCGAGCATTTTAGCTGCAGCAATAATTTGGTGTAAACTATCATAAGTGACTACAACGACAACGACAACGACAACGACAGTAACAAAGGGCAGAGGGCATCACCGAGAAAATCGGCCGAAGTGAGGCCATTGGTGAATCTTCCAGTAGCACCATAAGGGAAATCAACACCATAAGGAGGGAAATCCACCTTAGCTGATGTATTTAGGTTGTTGTTATTACCACTATCCACTAAGGAATCACCAAAAATGAACAAGCAAGGAAATGGTAGGGCACTCACTACCACCAGTATTGTGAGAAAAAATGACACACGACAAAATATTGATATGTAATTACCAGCAAACGCCATTTTTGAGGAAGACACATTAGAGATTATAGTAGAGAGTTCTGGAAATAGAGACCAtgacttttgaaaaatataaaattactcTTTGCAGCTGGAACTGTGGTGGGATGGTGTAATCATATTATTAAAATgcatacatatttttttttttattttgttagtcAATTTGAGGATTTTAACAGATCGAAACAATCATGTGAGACAGATTGCATCATTGCAAAAGGATGATTCTCATGGAGCGAGTTTTGTGCAACCAATTTCTGAAGCAAGATCACCcgctcattttttattttattcagatTTTGTGGGTCGAAACTTTGGATCACCTAAGCAATCTGCTCCATTCATATTAACTAAGTATACATGGTCTAGATTTGTGTTAAAATGAATATATCACTGTCATAATATATAAGCACTATGTATGTATTATATGGTATGGTAAAATAATTCTGATTTTATGTCAAAACTAAGGTTAAATATGAACccttatataaaaaatagatgGTGGAAATCCAAGATTTTCGTCCGACCATGTAAATATGAAATTAAGACGTACAATGATCAGATTGATAATTGTATTACatataatttgaaaatagaCATATATTACTAAcattagagtgtccacagtggtggatgaaggggttggcagcggaagcgtgcattcaAATAAACCAGATAATGAAAgcgatctatttagcagattatttagacaaattctattcgcgcaattatcacatgtatcatgctcataactcaaataaaatcatgctttaagagtaattaaaaactaaaacatGATTTTCTGCGGATTAACCATTTTACCTTGAGGATTCtctaaagaatcgaagatagctagcgccttctccacgtgaagatcttgagtactaaaccacggatcttctgactggttcccggactgtatactgatatctGGGTGgactgatctcaccagaatactaggacttaaatacgGAAGACAAAAACtgatctcacggaggagagctggaGAGAATTTTCGTCCTCTTcggagaaggagagagggacggaattttaatgaaaaattgtgtgttttttgtctcatttattctcctatttatattaactCACATATTGGGCCAGACAGGGATCTATAGAAGGTTTTGGTTATGGCCTCCCACAGttaactttttactaattaaattgaacccacaatttaatataagcatatattggaatattacgagcagtcactacagaagtaatattgcactacccatccaaatccgaaattataagtaatttgggtttccattgtttgtcatttatttcccgcaacatccattaattaattagtgtctgctagacttaattaattaaaatcttattaattccaagagtggactcagcaagaagggcttatttattattcatagagtaatcaaactccaactagctaggttccgaataataaagccttatttcgagctcctcttgaggacattatcaaacgagactcacctcgcacacgattcaatataatagcaatcctagcaccgctatatattaatcaccactacccaatataccaggattattgggttgcgaaaaacccgcaccatttggtaagtcaaagtagtgcataatcaataccgtatgctcaatgctaacgtacattgattaaggaACAAATAATTATCAatacctcgtctttcagtagacagcataaagacttgtctcgctgttagatccaattcagtgctctaccgcacgaatgtcatcttatttcagtaaggcttagaaatatgcggactgacattgcaacctttcacgataggtagtctaggcttatctgggttgtgaaattcttatttttctttgttcagaactgaccgtgttaccttaaagtggacgtcgcccacaaccggtctactaaaacaaagacttagattttgttaagttacttatacatttaaacatgcaataaacactcattaaatgtaaatcataacaacattatgaaaaaaataatttgttttattccttggaaaataaaataagaatttttacagtattcaattactcgaaaggtgatttctagtatacaaactctaacagtcTCCCAGTTATACTCAAAaaagctttcgagtatacaaaaaaaTGTGCACTACgtctaattctcccacttatactgaaagcgagttgaggtcttgagcGAGTCGAACTCCTATCCCTTCAACATGGagctcgaacggtttcaccgccaatgcctttgtaaaaagatctgtcaggttgttctctgacgcaatcttgaccacttgtatgtctcttctctgcactatatctctaatgatatgatacttcctctctatgtgtttgctcgctttgtgagttcgtggttctttcgagtttgccacagcaccagaattgtcacaataaatgatgatgctcttgggcagattcgtaaccacacctatgTCCAaaaggaagtttttaagccatacaacctcctttgcagcctccgaagtggccacatattcggcttccatggtagagtccgcgatgcatttctgctttacgctcttccaaattacggcaccacctcctaaggtaaacacatatcTAGAAGTAgtttttctcgagtcctgattaGCTTGAAAATCTGaatcagtatatcccaaaggacagagctcggctgcattgtaaactagaacaTAATCTTTAGTcagtttaaggtacttgagtatgttcttcatgacagtccaatgtccttggcccggattcgattgatatcttgctaccatgccaacatcaaagcaaatatcaggccttgtacaaagcatagcatacatgagactaccaactgccgaagcatatggtattcttctcatctcttctatctcagaCGACGTCTTAGGACACATCTCTTGAGaaagatggatgccatgtctaaaaggtaggAAACCTTTGTtggcatcttgcatgctaaagcgactaagtacagtgtcgatgtaaggttcttgagataagcacaacattcTCTTCTcacgattccgaagaacctttaTGCCGAgaatgtgtcccgcgtctcccatatctttcatctcgaactggtttgagaACCACGTTCATACTGATGACAACacctttttattgtttccaattagaagaatgtcatctacatataaaactaagaacacaacatttttgttttcaaccttcttactcacgcagctttcatttgggcactttttgaatccaaacttatgaacagtttgatcgaaacactggttccatgatctagatgtttgcttgaggccataaatggcttTCTTAAGCTTCCATACCATATGTTCCTTGCCCTTCACGGCGTATCCTTCGGGTtattccatgtagatggtctcctcaagactaccgttcaagaacgcagtcttaacgtccatctgccatacatcccaatccatgtaaACTGCTATAGATAgaagtatccggatcgatttgagcatggccaccaaggagaaggtctcgtcgtaatcgacaccttccttttgggtgtACCCCTTAGCCGCTAGTCTTGTCTTAAAGActtttaactcgtccatcgggtccatgTCTACGTTTGTATATTCACttactcccaatggcagtacaaccttcgggtaggacagacaaatcgtagacgtctttgtctatcattgattgtagttccgaatccattggttttacccattcgcaatgattgACATCCGCTTGCGCATCTGCAAAATTCctgggatctaatacattgtttTCCAaagagtgatccatagattctcccaaaccaatgtatgtATTGGGTTCATGAGAGACCCCCCACTGTGATGCGGCACTACAACACTaggagtagaagttgaaatttcaggaattgtttgtacactaggtACTTATTCTTGGTTAATGTAACtagtgacagaagttagctcgcCAAGAGCCACTTCattgctgggtttatgattcattacaaagtcttcctctaagaatgtcgcgtgagtactcatgataactttcttgtctcggagactatagaattcataagctttcgaacCTTCGGGAtaacctataaacaaacatacttttGTCCTTGAttctagcttagttggatcattttccaatacatgagatgttctagattgggcttgcgcccatcccacaactcatatggagaaGCAGGAACATATTttaatggtaaattgtctaacatatggcttgcagaaagcaaagCATgtcccaaaacgaaataggtagctgtgcataactcatcatcgaccggACCATGTTCAACAAGGTCCTATTTCTTCTTTCAGCCACACCATTCTGTTGGGGTGTGCGCAgcgcagtcaattgggattcaattccttCCACCGATAAGTAGTtcaaaaatttgtcacttaggTACTCGCTTCCGTGATCAGATCACAGGCTTTTGATACCTTTTCCATGATGTGTCTCCGCATAAGCCTTAAAttctttgaacttgtcaaaagattcaGACTTGAAACGCATCAAATAAACATGTCCGACTTTCGAGTGATGAAATAATGATAGCCACCTCTTGCCTaggttgacattggtccacacacaTCAGTATGAACGAGCTCTAGTACTTCCTTGACCCTATTAGCTTTCACCCTAAAAGGTCTCTTAAAcgtcttgccttctaagcaggATTCACACGTGGAGAATGACTCTGTTTCTAGATCTTTAAGAAGGTCTTGGTCCACGAGAGTTTGAATCCTTCTTTGGTTAGCATGACCAACTCTAATGtgtcataagtacgtttcgttcattgaacttgaaggttctttccttttctttgaaattttcgatgcattattgagttctgatttgcgatcattaaattgtgtagatatgattgtgtacagattgttttcataataccacgacagatataagagccatctttcttaataatgcAATTGTTATTTAAAGAAATCGCATATCCAtaaaaaaccaatttagaaactgaaattaaatttcttctaaaagaaggtatcaacaaaacattcttcagaATCAAAAATCTATTACtactaaaacacaaataaacgtctccactgcaacggctgccactttagtagcgtcgcccagctagacctcgatctcacgatcatatagccgtcttgtcacctgtattaaatcaggatcaaaacaaatacgATCAGTAGCTCTTGTGTCAATAACTCAAGTATGAGATGatgtcgaagccaaacatgactcgaaaactagagcttggtgcatacctgtcgCCATGGCCCTTTTAGggcagtctggcttccaatgcaacttctctccacacttgaaacactttccTGTTTGCTTCTTGTTtggcttcctcttcttctttcccttagcatcTTTAGCAGCGACCTGGTTTGTCATCTTCTTCCTAGGGCCAGAGGAATGATGTGTCGAACTAACCATCGCTGCCTTAGCTTGAATCTTGAGATCCTCCGCCGACTGAAGTTTAGTCAACAATTcagccaaggtgtaattccttttgttcatctaaaagttgagcttgaactgctgaaaGCTAGGGGGTACACTTTGAAGAATGATagtcacttgggactcgggatcaatcgtccctcccaaaacctcaatttgattgaggtggcttatcatctcgaggacgtggtcccgCACAAAAGAGCCTTCTTCATAGTCTTAGCCATGATACTCTGAAAGTCCTGAGACTTAcacgttcgattctgagtaccaaaaagattcatgagattttgcataatctcggcggtaGTCGCCATGGCAGCATGTTGATGTCTAAGCACTGTAGACATGGAGGCCAACATATAACACTTAGCCTCTCATTtgccttatgccaccgtttatgGTTATCTCGTACTGCCTGCGCGGCAttagccgccggcactggaggcCGTGGAGTAGTGAGCACAAACTTGTACTCATCAAccgtgagaacgatgtccaaattttgtttccattctatgtaattttggccctcgagtttgttttctttaagaattgcagataGAGGATTGAGTGACATTGTGACGGTTTAGgttgcactgcaaaacaaaagatttactatttgtcataaacttatgtaatgAAATTGAAGAGATAAACCAtagaacttttcaaaatcttacaactgtaaaattaaaattttgtaccctcaagcagaggtcaatacgcattaaaattttaacatttttactggtcacaacaccgacgaatagtccagagaccgcagcacggcatggccgccaaatgttgccta from Salvia splendens isolate huo1 unplaced genomic scaffold, SspV2 ctg552, whole genome shotgun sequence encodes the following:
- the LOC121790575 gene encoding GDSL esterase/lipase At1g29670-like isoform X2 produces the protein MAFAAKVDFPPYGVDFPYGATGRFTNGLTSADFLAKMLGFSDFIPPFAEVQDTGDVSNGVNYASGSAGIRSDTGKHLGYRISLDQQLRNHEIALSRFTASYGNESSAKQHLNKCLYYLVIGSNDYINNYYEPKYYTTQRWYTPQQYATFLANKFSQQLKQLYNLGARKIGVAGLGPLGCIPAMVTKGTQGSLCIDAINDAVRLFNTELRVLVEQLSHDLPDSNFIYIDAMDLRPTELFVPGMRVLIEACCRVETSTGLCVRGGTPCAIRDIHFFYDHFHPTEIVNKVVATASYLDILKLMA
- the LOC121790575 gene encoding GDSL esterase/lipase At1g29670-like isoform X1; protein product: MAFAGNYISIFCRVSFFLTILVVVSALPFPCLFIFGDSLVDSGNNNNLNTSAKVDFPPYGVDFPYGATGRFTNGLTSADFLAKMLGFSDFIPPFAEVQDTGDVSNGVNYASGSAGIRSDTGKHLGYRISLDQQLRNHEIALSRFTASYGNESSAKQHLNKCLYYLVIGSNDYINNYYEPKYYTTQRWYTPQQYATFLANKFSQQLKQLYNLGARKIGVAGLGPLGCIPAMVTKGTQGSLCIDAINDAVRLFNTELRVLVEQLSHDLPDSNFIYIDAMDLRPTELFVPGMRVLIEACCRVETSTGLCVRGGTPCAIRDIHFFYDHFHPTEIVNKVVATASYLDILKLMA